Proteins encoded by one window of Carettochelys insculpta isolate YL-2023 chromosome 10, ASM3395843v1, whole genome shotgun sequence:
- the CRYGS gene encoding gamma-crystallin S, whose translation MYILTQGEYPEYQRWMGLNDRLSSCKAIHVSSGGQHRIQIFEKGDFGGQMHESSGDCPSVMDEFHLREIQACKVLEGAWVFYEHPNFRGRQYLLEKGEYRKPVDWGAVSPTVQSFRCVVE comes from the exons ATGTACATTCTGACCCAGGGCGAGTACCCTGAGTACCAGCGCTGGATGGGTCTGAATGACCGCCTCAGCTCCTGCAAAGCCATTCATGTA tCCAGCGGAGGCCAGCACCGGATTCAGATCTTCGAGAAGGGGGACTTCGGCGGGCAGATGCACGAATCCTCGGGGGACTGCCCCTCGGTCATGGATGAGTTCCACCTCCGGGAAATCCAGGCCTGCAAAGTGCTGGAGGGGGCCTGGGTTTTCTATGAGCACCCCAACTTCCGGGGCAGGCAGTACCTCTTGGAGAAGGGGGAGTACCGCAAGCCAGTTGACTGGGGGGCTGTGTCCCCCACCGTGCAGTCCTTCCGCTGCGTtgtggagtga